A window of Nocardia arthritidis genomic DNA:
CGCTTGATCACGCCGATCTTCTCCTCCTCGACTCCCGGCAGCACTCCGGGCGTGTCGACAACGAAGACCAACGGCAGCCCGAACGCGTCGCACACCTGAATGAAGTGAGCGGCTTTGTCCGAGGCACGAGCGTCGATCGCACCGGACAGGACCAGCGGCTGGTTCGCGACCACGCCGACGGGCCGCCCATTGATCCGGGTGAAGCCGGTGATGATGTTGCGTGCTCGCTGCGCGCCGATCTCATGGAATTCGCCGTCGTCGAAGAGGCGCAGCAGCACGTCGTACATGTCGTAAACCGTGTTGTCCCCGTCGGGGATGATGCGATCGAGCTCACGGTCGGATTCGGTGATTTCCGGTTCCAGCCCCGGGTTGACCAGAGGCGCGTGCTCCGTGCAACTGGACGGCATATAGGAAAGGTAGTCGCGGACCCACTGGAACGCGGCCTGCTCGTCCACGGCCACGTGATGGAGATTGCCGTACTGGGCCTGGTTGTATGCGCCGCCCAGCTCGTCGATGCTCACCTCTTCGCCGGTGGCCTCACGGATCACGTCCGGACCGGTGACGAACATATAGGACTGCTCCGTGGCGACCAGCACGTCGGTGTTGATCGGCGCGTACACCGCGCCCGCGGCGCATTTGCCGAGCATCACCGACACCCGCGGCACCACACCGGACAGCGGTATCTGCGCCTTCGCGATCTGGGCGTACCACGACAGCGAAGTCACGGACTCCTGGATGCGGGCGCCGCCGGAGTCGTTGATCCACACCACCGGACAGCCGACGCGGAGCGCGAACTCCAAGACCCGCACCACCTTTCGGCCGAACATCTCACCGACGGTGCCACCGTGCACGGTCTGATCGTGCGCGACGACCACCACCGGTCTGCCATCGATCCTCCCGTGCCCGGTGACGACGCCGTCGCCGTATAGCGCGTCCGGATTTCCCGGCTGCCGCACGAGCGCGCCGATTTCGACGAACGATCCGCGGTCCAGCAGCATGTCGATGCGGTCGCGGACGCTGGTAATTCCCTTAGCCCGGCGCTTGCTCAGTCCCGCCTCACCGGCCGGCTCGTGCGCGAGTTCGAGGAGCTTGGTCAATTCGGCCAGACGCTCTGCCGTCGTACCTGTCATCGCAGCCCTTTCCCCGTGTGCCGTAGCGTTCCCGGGACCAGCGACATCGATCGCTGGATCTCGACGATCGGCAATCCGCGCGAAACCGTCTGCGGAATTTGATCGTCAGACCAGTTCAACATGGACAGCTGACATACGGCTGAGAAAATTGGGTGAGATAAATTATACTGGCAGTTAACTGTCCAGCCCAGACAACAACCTGTCAGTTAACTGTCCATTCCAGGCAATAATCTGTCCGAATACGCAAATTCGACCGACCAATAATTCCGCCGCAGAATTCAACAGCCCGATTGGTCCGGTCCACCGCCCGCCATGATCGTCACCGACACCTGACCGGCACCGGGGCATGCGGCAATCCGTAGGTCCGCGGCGTTCTGTCCCGATACCTGACGTCCACCGGCGATCCGCACGTGATATCCACCCGGATACGGACGGTGCGGGGCGCTGATGACGGTGATCGCGCCGTCGGGGAATCGTCCGCCGCCGTCGGCTCGCCCGGTATCCCACCGGTAGGTGAACTCCTGCGTGGCGACGTTGTAGTTCCACTCGATCGGGGTGCCGGAGGTCAGCTTCGGATACGGCCGCACCAGCGCGTCCAGATTCGATTCGCGCACGTTGCCCGGCGTGCGCGGCAGGTGCGCGTCCACCACGATCGCCTGGTCGTCCGGATTCTTCGCGACGGTAGCCGGATCGCCGCCGAGATAGGTCCAGTTGAACCAGCCGAGTCGGCCCTGATCGAACAAATCGAGGTTGCCCACCAGCGCGCCCCGATCGCCGGTGGCGCCGAATTCGGTGACCACCGGCGGGATACCGACCGCACCGGAGTAGACCTCGGCCTGGTTGACATCCGATTTCCACTGCGGATCGCAGCCACCGCTTCCGCCGCCCTGCAGCGCCTGGACCACGCAGTACACATTGAATCCGTACACGGTGTTCCCGACCGGGGGCGCGCCGAGATCCGCGGTGGTGCCGTAGTTCGTGGTGATGATGCCGGACAACCAGATCGGAGTATCCGGGTCGGTGGACCGGATCGCGTCGCTGACATTGCGGTTGAAGGCGCGCAGCGAATCCATGATCGGCGGCGGACACACATTCGCCAGACAGGGCAGGAAGGCCGGACCCGCGGGCGGCTGGTTGAGCGGGCCGTAGCCGACAACGCCCGGCTTGCCCTTGAAATACGCCGCTACATGCTGCCACATCCGCAGAAAGCGGGTCTGAATGCCGATGCCGTCCGGACCGGGGGCGTTGGCGAAGAAGTTCTCGGTCGCGTTCCAGAACGCGGGATTGCCCAGGTTGGCCGCCACCAGGTCGTGGGACGTATCGGGTGCGCCGTTGGTCAGCGTCGCCCAGGGCGGTGCGCCCTCACCGCCGATCGCACTCGACCACAGGTCTTGGTGAAACTCGATTTCGACACCGATGCCGTGGTCGTGCAGCACACCGACGGTGCTCGCGATGTCGGCGAGGTATCCGTCGTCGTAGCGGCCGGGCTGGGGTTCGACGGCCTCCCACATGATGGGCATCCGTACCGCGTTGAAGCCCTCGTCGGCGAGCAGCTGGGCGTCGGGTGCGCCGAATCCGGTGGCCGATGGCAGATAGGGCGGCCTTTTGTTCGCCACGTTCTCGCCGTGGAATACGACCACACGACCGGAACTGTCGGTGAACCACTTCCCGGCCCCGCGGATCGGCGTGGCCGCGGTCGTGGTCTGCGGATCCGCGACTCCGTAACCGTTCGGCAGAAATACCATTACTGCCGCGATGGCGACGCCGAGCACAGCCCTTCGGACCACGTGGAGTTGCGGCATGGTGACAACCTAACATCGCGCATTTGCCGGAATGAGCCCACCACACCATCGATCAGGCCTCGATCCGACGCACTCGAAACCGGACCCGGGCCGCAAGTTCGGAGCTGGCCGAGTTAGGCAATTCCCGCGTCAGGCAATCCCGCATCGAAACATACCTTCGGTACGGTTTACCGCTCCATATCCGACGAACGACGATCAATAAACCGAAAGAAATACAACTGAGAAATTCTATTCGACATCCAAGAATTCTCCCAGGTTTTCAGTGAAATGGATTACATCACAAGCCATTTAGATAGCTGGCGATTAGCCTAAGTCGATATGAGCCAAATACTCGTCTTCACGAGACCATCCAAGGGTCACCTTTATCCACTAGTTCCCGTACTGGGTGAATTGTCGGCTCGGGGGCACCGGATCACCGCGGAAACCCTCCCCGGCAGTCAAAATGTCCTGAACCCACTCGGCATCACCGTCCGGGAACTGCCCGAGTCGCTGACCCGGGACGATCTCGACGACGGCGCGCAATCGTCCCCGCAGGCCGCGCTCAGCGCCGCCATGCACGCCCTGGTGCGCCACATCCCGGACGAAATCACGGCCATCGAGGCGGCGGTCGATGCGGTACGACCCGACGCGCTGATCGTCGACATGACATCGATCGGCGCCCAAATTTACGCGGCCGCAAGCGGTTTGCCGTGGGCGTCGTGGTCACCCATGCTGCTGCCGATACCGTCGCGGTGCGTTCCGCCGTTCGGGCCGGGGTTGACGCCGATGCGCGGCCCGCTCGGCCGGATCCGCGACGCGGTCGTGCAGACGAAGATGGATCGGTTGTGGGACGAGGTGCTCCCCCAGATCAATGCCGCACGACTCGACCACCGGCTGCCACCGCTGCGGCACACCTTCGACTATCTGGCGCAACCTCCGCTGATGCTGAACTTCACCGCGCAGCCCTTCGACGACCCGCGCGACGACTGGCCCACTGAAGTCCAGCAAATCGGCCCGGGTCTCTGGGCGCCACCCGCGACCAGGCCGGCTTGGCTCGACGAAATCGATCGGCCGCTGGCCATCGTCACCTGCTCCACCGAATTCCAGGACGACGGCGCCCTGGCACAGATTGCCATGGACGCGCTCTCCGACAGCGGGATGTACACGGTGGTGACCGCGGGCGCGGTGGATCCGTCCTCGTTCTCGGTACCGGCAAACGCCCGCGTCGAGGCGTTCCTGCCGCACCACCTGCTGCTGGACCGCACGGCCGTAGTGGTATCCCACGGCGGTATGGGCATCACCCAAAAGGCTTTGGCCGCAGGCGTTCCCGTATGTGTCGTGCCGTTCGGGCGGGACCAGCGCGAGGTCGCCCGCCGAGTGGTCACCAACAAGGCGGGCGTCTGGGTGCCGAAGAAGAAGCTCACCGTCACGGGGTTACGTGCCGGTATAGAGCGAGCGCAGCGGTGCGCGCCGGGAGCGCGACGGGTAGCGGCCGGATTCGCGGCCGCGGGCGGACCGACCCGGGGCGCGGATCTGCTCGAATACCACTTCGCCGGACGGCTGCGCACGCATCGGCAACCGGAGCCCGAATCACGATCCGTCCCGGATCGAAACGTCGCGTAAGGGTAAGCAGCCGAATCGCTCTTCATCCAATGTGTTGATACACAGCACTATTCGAGCATCGAGTGCCGAATCCGCGGCCCGCCGTGGCCGATTCGGCATGTTCGGCGAACAGAGAGGGGAGGCCGCGATGATCGGCCAACAAAGTCGGCGCCGATGGTGGATCCTCGGGGCAGTCTGCCTCGCCGCACTGCTCATCGGGGTTGCCAACAACATTGTCAATGTCGGACTGCCCGCCATGAGCGCGCAACTCGGCACCACCACCGCGACACTGCAGTGGGTGGTCGACGCCTACATCATGTGCCTGGCCGGACTCCTACTGGTCGGCGGCTATCTCGCGGACCGGTACGGCCGCCGCCGCATGCTGATCATCGGCCTGCTGCTGTTCGCGGCGGCGTCGGCCGGGGCCGCCGCCGCCCACGGTTTCGACGGGCTGGTGGCCGCGCGTGCGGCGATGGGTGTCGCGGCCGCGCTGATCTACCCCGCCACCTTGGCCATCATCGCCTCGGTGTTCACCGACCGCTCGGAGAAGGCGTTCGCCGTCGGGCTGTGGTCGGCGATATCCGGGATAGCGGTCGCCTCCGGTCCGCTGATCGGTGGTCTGCTCCTCGCTCATTTCTGGTGGGGCTCGGTATTTCTGGTCAATCTCCCGCTCGTCGCGATCACCTTGGCCGCAACGGTTTTCGCGGTGCCCGAGTCGCGCAGCGCTACCCGGACACCGCTCGATCTGGTCGGCGCGGGTGCGGCGATAACCGGGATCGCACTGCTGCTGTGGGCGATCATCAGCGGACCGCAGCGCGGCTGGTCCGATCCCCTGGTCGTGGCGGCCTTCCTCGCCGCGAGCATCGTGCTGATCGGCTTCTACTATCGGGAGCGGCGAAACCGGTTCCCGCTCTTGGATGTCCGGCTGTTCGCCAATCCACGTTTCACCGTCGCGAGCTGGTCCATCACGACCGCGTTCTTCGGTCTGGTCGGTTTCAGCTTCATGATCACCTTCTATTTCCAGACCATCCGCGGCTACAGCCCGTTACAGGCGGGGCTCGCCATCGTGCCGTACGCGCTCGTCGTCGCGGCAATGGCGCCGCTCGCCCTTGCGCTCACCCGCCGCATCGGTACGAAATATGTTGTGGTCGCCGGACTTTCGTCGATGAGCGCGGGATTTCTGGTAGCCACTCGAATCGAGCTCGATACACCGTACGACGGTCCGATCCTGCTCGCCATCTGTTTGATGGCCGTCGGGCTGGCGTTCACCACCGGTCCGGCGACGGACGCATTGCTGAACACGGTGCCCCCGGAACGCGCGGGGGTGGCTTCTTCGGTCAACGACACCACCCGTGAGCTCGGCGCCGCACTCGGCGTCGCGGTCCTCGGTTCGCTGCTGAGCTGGACCTTCCGTGCCGATCTCGGTCGCGCCTGGTCGAAACTCGGTGTCCCGCAAGCGGTTATCGAACACGGTCAGACCTCGGCGACCGCGGCGCTGGCACAGGCCGTCGGCGCGCCCGCGACGCACACTGCCCAGCTCGCCTTCATCCACGGTCTGCACGTCGGCGCGTACACCGCCGCCGCCATCGCGGCGGCGGGCGCGGTGCTGGCTCTCGTCATGCTGCCGCATTTCGATCGAATCGAGCGCGGTGCAACAGAATTCGCGGTCTCCGGCGCTCCCGTATCCGCCGAGCCCATCAAATCAGCGAGGTGATCATGTCCACTGTAATCCGCAAGGCCGTCATCCCCGCCGCCGGTGTCGGTTCGCGGCTGCTGCCGTTGACCAAGGCGATCCCCAAGGAAATGCTGCCGGTGGGTGACAAACCGGTCATCGAACACACCGTCCGGGAGCTGATCGACTCCGGCATCACCGATATCACCATCGTTGTCTCCGGCGGAAAGTCGTTGATACAAGAGCACTTCCGGCCCAACGACGCCTTGGTGGAACAGCTGCGGACCGATCGCAAATACGAGCTGGCCGACCTGGTGGAACAGACCGCGGACCTGTCTCGCCGCGGTCACATCACCTATCTCTACCAGCACGGGCCGTACGGCAACGGCACACCGGTGTTGAACGCCGCCCAAGACATCGGCGACGAACCGGTGCTGGTGCTGTGGCCCGACGACGTGTTCGTCGCCGAGGTGCCGCGGGCGCAGCAATTGATCGCCGCCTATGAAGCGACCGGCTGCCCAGTGCTCGCCCTCATGCCGATGCATCC
This region includes:
- a CDS encoding acyl-CoA carboxylase subunit beta, encoding MTGTTAERLAELTKLLELAHEPAGEAGLSKRRAKGITSVRDRIDMLLDRGSFVEIGALVRQPGNPDALYGDGVVTGHGRIDGRPVVVVAHDQTVHGGTVGEMFGRKVVRVLEFALRVGCPVVWINDSGGARIQESVTSLSWYAQIAKAQIPLSGVVPRVSVMLGKCAAGAVYAPINTDVLVATEQSYMFVTGPDVIREATGEEVSIDELGGAYNQAQYGNLHHVAVDEQAAFQWVRDYLSYMPSSCTEHAPLVNPGLEPEITESDRELDRIIPDGDNTVYDMYDVLLRLFDDGEFHEIGAQRARNIITGFTRINGRPVGVVANQPLVLSGAIDARASDKAAHFIQVCDAFGLPLVFVVDTPGVLPGVEEEKIGVIKRGGRFFFALMSATVPIATVVIRKAYGGAYAVMGCKQLGADINLAWPTARIAVMGAESAVAIIGRKQLAAAGENAPAVRQEMIDVYNRTVATPWVAAERGYIDAVIEPSQTRLELRRALDLLRDKTFAPSPRKRFIQPL
- a CDS encoding cellulase family glycosylhydrolase, encoding MPQLHVVRRAVLGVAIAAVMVFLPNGYGVADPQTTTAATPIRGAGKWFTDSSGRVVVFHGENVANKRPPYLPSATGFGAPDAQLLADEGFNAVRMPIMWEAVEPQPGRYDDGYLADIASTVGVLHDHGIGVEIEFHQDLWSSAIGGEGAPPWATLTNGAPDTSHDLVAANLGNPAFWNATENFFANAPGPDGIGIQTRFLRMWQHVAAYFKGKPGVVGYGPLNQPPAGPAFLPCLANVCPPPIMDSLRAFNRNVSDAIRSTDPDTPIWLSGIITTNYGTTADLGAPPVGNTVYGFNVYCVVQALQGGGSGGCDPQWKSDVNQAEVYSGAVGIPPVVTEFGATGDRGALVGNLDLFDQGRLGWFNWTYLGGDPATVAKNPDDQAIVVDAHLPRTPGNVRESNLDALVRPYPKLTSGTPIEWNYNVATQEFTYRWDTGRADGGGRFPDGAITVISAPHRPYPGGYHVRIAGGRQVSGQNAADLRIAACPGAGQVSVTIMAGGGPDQSGC
- a CDS encoding glycosyltransferase produces the protein MSQILVFTRPSKGHLYPLVPVLGELSARGHRITAETLPGSQNVLNPLGITVRELPESLTRDDLDDGAQSSPQAALSAAMHALVRHIPDEITAIEAAVDAVRPDALIVDMTSIGAQIYAAASGLPWASWSPMLLPIPSRCVPPFGPGLTPMRGPLGRIRDAVVQTKMDRLWDEVLPQINAARLDHRLPPLRHTFDYLAQPPLMLNFTAQPFDDPRDDWPTEVQQIGPGLWAPPATRPAWLDEIDRPLAIVTCSTEFQDDGALAQIAMDALSDSGMYTVVTAGAVDPSSFSVPANARVEAFLPHHLLLDRTAVVVSHGGMGITQKALAAGVPVCVVPFGRDQREVARRVVTNKAGVWVPKKKLTVTGLRAGIERAQRCAPGARRVAAGFAAAGGPTRGADLLEYHFAGRLRTHRQPEPESRSVPDRNVA
- a CDS encoding MFS transporter — encoded protein: MIGQQSRRRWWILGAVCLAALLIGVANNIVNVGLPAMSAQLGTTTATLQWVVDAYIMCLAGLLLVGGYLADRYGRRRMLIIGLLLFAAASAGAAAAHGFDGLVAARAAMGVAAALIYPATLAIIASVFTDRSEKAFAVGLWSAISGIAVASGPLIGGLLLAHFWWGSVFLVNLPLVAITLAATVFAVPESRSATRTPLDLVGAGAAITGIALLLWAIISGPQRGWSDPLVVAAFLAASIVLIGFYYRERRNRFPLLDVRLFANPRFTVASWSITTAFFGLVGFSFMITFYFQTIRGYSPLQAGLAIVPYALVVAAMAPLALALTRRIGTKYVVVAGLSSMSAGFLVATRIELDTPYDGPILLAICLMAVGLAFTTGPATDALLNTVPPERAGVASSVNDTTRELGAALGVAVLGSLLSWTFRADLGRAWSKLGVPQAVIEHGQTSATAALAQAVGAPATHTAQLAFIHGLHVGAYTAAAIAAAGAVLALVMLPHFDRIERGATEFAVSGAPVSAEPIKSAR
- a CDS encoding UTP--glucose-1-phosphate uridylyltransferase, which gives rise to MSTVIRKAVIPAAGVGSRLLPLTKAIPKEMLPVGDKPVIEHTVRELIDSGITDITIVVSGGKSLIQEHFRPNDALVEQLRTDRKYELADLVEQTADLSRRGHITYLYQHGPYGNGTPVLNAAQDIGDEPVLVLWPDDVFVAEVPRAQQLIAAYEATGCPVLALMPMHPLDSRRYGVPMVREDLGDGLLRIDGLIEKPEPQLAPSAYAAIGGYVLTPGIIDELRVQTEQWHTHRTGEIYLTHAINAYAAHHAVYGQVIRGAWYDTGNPADYLVAQVAAALTHPEYGPLLRKLVGDSADVLDTEQYAGNTAAQ